In Xanthomonas theicola, a single genomic region encodes these proteins:
- a CDS encoding MFS transporter has protein sequence MTLRTSQPLPSTPPARRGAALAAVCLAALALPLNFSGGAVATPTIGAALGGDALALAWITNAFMLSFGSLLLAAGALADRHGRKRVFLGGLGLFGAASLGVGLAGSVAAIDLLRALQGVGAAAALAAGTAALAQLYDGAARARAFSLLGTTFGTGLAFGPLAAGLLIEHLGWHAIFLGLAALAALAWAVGARCLGESRDPAPGPADRAGALCFSAALAAFTAGLIQGPHSGWHSAPTLGLLGAALALLIGFVRIERRSRRPMLDLSLFRYRRFVGVQLLPVATCYSYVVLLVLLPLRLIGVDGQGASEAGLTMLALSAPMLLVPRLAAALAQRIAPGALSAAGLAVAAVGLCWLSARPPAQALPALLLIGAGTALPWGLMDALSVSVVPKERAGMAAGIFGTLRVAGEGIALASVAGVLAGLLHARLAALAPTAAGAVVAETAQRLAAGDLAQAVQAGSAASVAQLRHIYADGFAVLARTLAAITALSALAIYALLGRNAQRVAASA, from the coding sequence ATGACTCTCCGCACGTCCCAGCCTCTCCCGTCCACCCCGCCGGCACGACGCGGCGCCGCGCTCGCCGCAGTCTGCCTGGCGGCTTTGGCCTTGCCGTTGAACTTCTCCGGCGGCGCGGTCGCCACGCCGACGATCGGCGCTGCGCTCGGCGGCGACGCGCTGGCGCTGGCCTGGATCACCAATGCCTTCATGCTGAGCTTCGGCAGCTTGCTGCTCGCCGCCGGCGCGCTGGCCGACCGGCACGGACGCAAGCGCGTGTTCCTGGGCGGGCTTGGCCTGTTCGGCGCCGCGTCGCTGGGCGTCGGCCTGGCCGGCTCGGTGGCGGCGATCGACCTACTGCGCGCGCTGCAGGGCGTGGGCGCAGCCGCGGCGCTGGCCGCCGGCACCGCCGCGCTGGCGCAGCTGTACGACGGCGCGGCGCGGGCACGCGCGTTCAGCCTGCTCGGCACCACCTTCGGCACCGGCCTGGCGTTCGGCCCGCTGGCGGCCGGACTGCTGATCGAGCATCTGGGCTGGCACGCGATCTTCCTTGGGCTGGCCGCGCTGGCGGCACTGGCATGGGCTGTCGGCGCACGCTGCCTGGGCGAATCGCGCGATCCGGCGCCGGGACCGGCCGACCGCGCCGGCGCGCTGTGCTTCAGTGCGGCGCTGGCGGCATTCACCGCAGGCCTGATCCAGGGCCCGCACAGCGGCTGGCACAGCGCACCGACGCTGGGATTGCTGGGTGCCGCCCTGGCGCTGCTGATCGGCTTCGTGCGCATCGAGCGGCGCAGCCGGCGGCCGATGCTGGACCTGAGCCTGTTCCGCTACCGGCGCTTCGTCGGCGTGCAGTTGCTGCCGGTGGCCACCTGCTACAGCTACGTGGTGCTGCTGGTGTTGCTGCCGCTGCGGCTGATCGGGGTGGACGGCCAGGGCGCCAGCGAAGCCGGCCTGACCATGCTGGCGTTGTCGGCGCCGATGCTGCTGGTGCCGCGCCTGGCCGCCGCGCTGGCGCAGCGCATCGCCCCGGGCGCGCTGTCCGCGGCCGGGTTGGCAGTGGCCGCGGTCGGCCTGTGCTGGCTCAGCGCGCGTCCTCCGGCGCAGGCGCTGCCGGCCTTGTTGCTGATCGGCGCCGGCACCGCGTTGCCGTGGGGACTGATGGACGCGCTGTCGGTCAGCGTGGTGCCGAAGGAGCGTGCCGGCATGGCTGCCGGCATCTTCGGCACCCTGCGCGTGGCCGGCGAGGGCATCGCGCTGGCGAGCGTGGCCGGAGTGCTGGCCGGCCTGCTCCACGCGCGGCTGGCGGCACTGGCGCCGACCGCGGCCGGCGCGGTCGTCGCGGAGACCGCGCAACGCCTGGCCGCGGGCGATCTGGCGCAGGCGGTGCAGGCGGGCAGCGCCGCGTCCGTGGCGCAATTGCGGCACATCTACGCAGATGGCTTCGCGGTGCTGGCGCGGACGCTGGCGGCGATCACCGCGCTGTCGGCGCTCGCGATCTACGCGCTGCTCGGGCGCAACGCGCAGCGCGTTGCTGCTTCAGCGTAG
- the uvrD gene encoding DNA helicase II: MDVSHLLDDLNPAQREAVSAPSGHYLVLAGAGSGKTRVLTHRIAWLNEVHGVPAHGIFAVTFTNKAAGEMRRRTDLQLRNGSRGMWIGTFHGLAHRLLRLHWQDAKLPESFQVLDSDDQLRLVKRVVQQLELDEGKYPPKQIVWWINQQKDEGRRAQHIQPEPRDVWTSTLRSAYALYQERCDRAGLVDFAELLLRAHELLRDNPALLAHYRHRFGEILVDEFQDTNAIQYAFVRVLAGDSGRVFVVGDDDQAIYGWRGAKVENVQRFLKDFPDAQTIRLEQNYRSSANILNVANAVIAHNPDRIGKQLWTDSGDGDPIDLYAAYNEIDEARHMVDRVCQWVRDGGSYSEAAVLYRSNAQSRAFEEALIAEQVPYRVYGGMRFFERAEIKDTLAYLRMVANRADDAAFERAVNTPARGIGDRTLDEVRRLARAQSLSLWAAAQQAAQAGGDLAARARNALAQFLGLIEQLAAEAAGLPLPEQIDQVLARSALREHWSKESRDGLDSESRTDNLDELVSVASRFVRADADEDADEGRQAMTELVAFLAYASLEAGEGQAQAGEDGVQLMTLHSAKGLEFPLVFLAGMEDGLFPSARSLEESGRLEEERRLAYVGITRARHKLVLSYAESRRIHGQDNDNVPSRFLREIPRELLHEVRPKVQVSRRASLGAPRHVGHSAIEAPAIKLGANVQHPKFGGGVVIDYEGNGAHARVQVQFDEVGAKWLVMAYANLTVI, translated from the coding sequence GTGGATGTCTCCCATTTGCTCGATGATCTGAACCCCGCCCAGCGCGAGGCCGTCTCCGCGCCGTCCGGCCATTACCTGGTCCTGGCCGGCGCCGGGTCCGGCAAGACGCGCGTGCTCACCCATCGCATCGCCTGGCTCAACGAAGTCCACGGCGTGCCGGCGCACGGCATCTTCGCGGTCACCTTCACCAACAAGGCCGCCGGCGAGATGCGCCGCCGCACCGACCTGCAGCTGCGCAACGGCAGCCGCGGCATGTGGATCGGCACCTTTCATGGCCTGGCGCACCGTCTGCTGCGCCTGCATTGGCAGGACGCAAAACTGCCGGAAAGCTTCCAGGTGCTCGATTCGGACGACCAGCTGCGGCTGGTCAAGCGGGTGGTGCAGCAGTTGGAACTGGACGAGGGCAAGTACCCGCCCAAGCAGATCGTGTGGTGGATCAACCAGCAGAAGGACGAGGGCCGGCGCGCGCAGCACATCCAGCCCGAACCGCGCGATGTGTGGACCAGCACCCTGCGCAGCGCCTACGCGCTGTACCAGGAGCGTTGCGACCGGGCGGGCCTGGTCGATTTCGCCGAGCTGCTGCTGCGCGCGCACGAGCTGCTGCGCGACAACCCGGCGCTGCTGGCGCACTACCGCCACCGCTTCGGCGAGATCCTGGTCGACGAGTTCCAGGACACCAACGCGATCCAGTACGCGTTCGTGCGCGTGCTCGCCGGCGACAGCGGGCGCGTGTTCGTGGTCGGCGACGACGACCAGGCGATCTACGGCTGGCGCGGCGCCAAGGTCGAGAACGTGCAGCGCTTCCTGAAAGACTTCCCGGACGCGCAGACCATCCGCCTGGAACAGAACTACCGCTCCAGCGCCAACATCCTCAATGTCGCCAACGCGGTGATCGCGCACAACCCGGACCGCATCGGCAAACAGCTGTGGACCGATTCGGGCGACGGCGACCCGATCGACCTGTACGCGGCCTACAACGAGATCGACGAGGCGCGCCACATGGTCGATCGCGTGTGCCAATGGGTGCGCGACGGCGGCAGCTACAGCGAGGCGGCGGTGCTGTACCGCAGCAACGCGCAGTCGCGCGCGTTCGAAGAAGCGCTGATCGCCGAGCAGGTGCCGTACCGCGTCTACGGCGGCATGCGTTTCTTCGAGCGCGCCGAGATCAAGGACACCCTGGCCTACCTGCGCATGGTCGCCAACCGCGCCGACGATGCGGCATTCGAGCGCGCGGTGAACACCCCCGCGCGCGGCATCGGCGACCGCACCCTGGACGAAGTGCGGCGCCTGGCGCGCGCGCAGTCGCTGTCGCTGTGGGCCGCGGCGCAGCAGGCCGCGCAAGCGGGCGGCGACCTGGCCGCGCGCGCGCGCAACGCGCTGGCGCAGTTCCTGGGGCTGATCGAACAGCTGGCCGCCGAAGCGGCCGGGCTGCCGCTCCCCGAGCAGATCGACCAGGTGCTGGCGCGCTCGGCGCTGCGTGAGCACTGGAGCAAGGAAAGCCGCGACGGGCTGGATTCGGAATCGCGCACCGACAATCTCGACGAATTGGTCTCGGTCGCCTCGCGTTTCGTCCGCGCCGACGCCGACGAGGACGCCGACGAGGGCCGCCAGGCGATGACCGAACTGGTCGCGTTCCTGGCCTACGCCTCGCTGGAGGCCGGCGAAGGCCAGGCCCAGGCCGGCGAGGACGGCGTGCAACTGATGACGCTGCACTCGGCCAAGGGCCTGGAGTTCCCGCTGGTGTTCCTGGCCGGCATGGAAGACGGCCTGTTCCCCAGCGCGCGTTCGCTGGAAGAGAGCGGGCGCCTGGAGGAGGAGCGGCGCCTGGCCTACGTCGGCATCACCCGCGCGCGCCACAAGCTGGTGCTCAGCTATGCCGAGTCGCGGCGCATCCACGGCCAGGACAACGACAACGTGCCCTCGCGCTTCCTGCGCGAGATCCCGCGCGAACTGCTGCACGAAGTACGGCCGAAGGTACAGGTCTCGCGCCGCGCCTCGCTGGGCGCGCCGCGCCATGTCGGCCACAGCGCCATCGAAGCCCCTGCGATCAAGCTCGGCGCCAACGTGCAGCACCCCAAGTTCGGCGGCGGCGTGGTCATCGACTACGAAGGCAACGGCGCGCACGCGCGCGTGCAGGTGCAGTTCGACGAGGTCGGCGCGAAGTGGCTGGTGATGGCGTACGCGAACCTGACCGTCATCTAG
- the yccS gene encoding YccS family putative transporter, whose product MSRLRGFLNQLWAHEKASYGLRVFIALSVAMGVCWQQQQLAALPAIFLGTIASAIAETDDNWLGRIKSVLLSLLCFAAAAAAVMLLFPYPLPFVAGLALSTFAMTLLGALGERYASIAQATVALAIYAMIGIDHGGQVGHVGGEAWHGIALLLLGASWYGLLSILWTILFANRPVRERLARLFLELGRYLRLKAALFEPVRQSDLHARRLALAEQNAQVVAALNAAKTAIMSRFGRSGRPGVQSGLYFRLYYMAQDFHERASSSHYPYEALTDAFFHSDVLYRCQRLLALQGQACTALGEAIRLRHPFEYGEQTQQATTDLRQSLDFLHGRADPQQARLLGSLELLVTNLQSIERRLSDAAQSDTTSDTLDTRLRDSSPHTLREMAVRIGQQLTPGSVLFRHGLRMAIALALGYAIVQFADTSNGYWIMLTTAFVCRPNYGATRLRLAQRIAGTLVGLGACWALMQLFPGTELQLLFALLGTLLFFVTRTDRYMLATAAITVMALFCFNLLGDGFVLIWPRLVDTLIGCAIAAAASFLILPDWQGRRLNQVMATVLSSCARYLAQVLEQYRSGMRDDLPYRIARRDMHNADAALSVALSNMLREPGRYRRNLEAGFRFLALSNTLLGYLSALGAHRAALAGEADPAIDRAGGGLQDALGAIAAALAQRRALPPADETAEAALADALEQEDGVDEAKRRLVRNQLALTLRLLPKLRAAAQAVTAPASAPVPPAALPLAR is encoded by the coding sequence ATGTCCCGCCTGCGAGGCTTCCTCAACCAGCTCTGGGCCCACGAGAAGGCCAGCTACGGCCTGCGCGTATTCATCGCCCTGAGCGTGGCCATGGGCGTGTGCTGGCAGCAACAGCAGCTGGCCGCGCTGCCGGCGATCTTCCTCGGCACCATCGCCAGCGCCATCGCCGAGACCGACGACAACTGGCTGGGCCGGATCAAGTCGGTACTGCTGTCGCTGCTGTGCTTCGCCGCTGCCGCCGCGGCGGTCATGCTGCTGTTCCCGTATCCGCTGCCGTTCGTGGCCGGGCTGGCGCTGTCCACCTTCGCCATGACCCTGCTCGGCGCGCTCGGCGAACGCTACGCCTCGATCGCCCAGGCCACGGTGGCGCTGGCGATCTACGCGATGATCGGCATCGACCATGGCGGCCAAGTCGGCCACGTCGGCGGCGAGGCCTGGCACGGCATCGCACTGCTGCTGCTCGGCGCCAGCTGGTACGGCCTGCTGTCGATCCTGTGGACCATCCTGTTCGCCAACCGGCCGGTGCGCGAGCGGCTGGCGCGGCTGTTCCTGGAACTCGGCCGCTACCTGCGGCTCAAGGCCGCACTGTTCGAGCCGGTGCGGCAGAGCGATCTGCACGCGCGGCGGCTGGCGCTGGCCGAGCAGAACGCGCAGGTGGTGGCGGCATTGAATGCGGCCAAGACCGCGATCATGAGCCGGTTCGGCCGCTCCGGCCGCCCCGGCGTGCAGTCCGGCCTGTATTTCCGCCTGTACTACATGGCGCAGGACTTCCACGAGCGCGCCAGCTCCTCGCACTATCCCTACGAGGCGCTGACCGACGCGTTTTTCCACAGCGACGTGCTGTACCGCTGCCAGCGCCTGCTGGCGCTGCAGGGCCAGGCCTGCACCGCGCTGGGCGAGGCGATCCGGCTGCGCCATCCGTTCGAGTACGGCGAGCAGACCCAGCAGGCCACCACCGACCTGCGCCAGTCGCTGGACTTCCTGCACGGCCGCGCCGACCCGCAACAGGCACGCCTGCTCGGTTCGCTGGAACTGCTGGTGACCAATCTGCAGAGCATCGAGCGGCGGCTGTCCGACGCCGCGCAATCGGACACCACCAGCGACACCCTCGACACCCGCCTGCGCGATTCCTCGCCGCACACCCTGCGCGAGATGGCGGTGCGCATCGGTCAGCAGCTCACCCCCGGCTCGGTGCTGTTCCGGCACGGCCTGCGCATGGCGATCGCGCTGGCGCTCGGCTACGCCATCGTGCAGTTCGCCGACACCAGCAACGGCTACTGGATCATGCTCACCACTGCCTTCGTGTGCCGGCCCAACTACGGCGCCACCCGGCTGCGCCTGGCGCAGCGCATCGCCGGCACCCTGGTCGGCCTGGGCGCCTGCTGGGCGCTGATGCAGTTGTTCCCCGGCACCGAGCTGCAATTGCTGTTCGCGCTGCTCGGCACCCTGCTGTTCTTCGTTACCCGCACCGACCGCTACATGCTGGCGACCGCGGCGATCACGGTGATGGCGCTGTTCTGCTTCAACCTGCTCGGCGACGGCTTCGTGCTGATCTGGCCGCGTCTGGTCGACACCCTGATCGGCTGCGCGATCGCCGCCGCCGCCTCGTTCCTGATCCTGCCGGACTGGCAGGGCCGCCGCCTCAACCAGGTGATGGCGACGGTGCTGAGCAGCTGCGCCCGCTACCTGGCGCAGGTGCTGGAGCAGTACCGCAGCGGCATGCGCGACGACCTGCCGTACCGCATCGCCCGGCGCGACATGCACAACGCCGACGCCGCATTGTCGGTGGCGCTGTCCAACATGCTGCGCGAGCCCGGCCGCTACCGCCGCAACCTGGAGGCGGGCTTCCGCTTCCTGGCGCTGTCCAACACCTTGCTCGGGTACCTGTCGGCGCTGGGCGCGCACCGCGCCGCGCTGGCCGGCGAGGCCGACCCGGCCATCGACCGCGCCGGCGGCGGCCTGCAGGACGCCCTGGGCGCGATCGCCGCCGCGCTGGCGCAGCGCCGCGCGCTGCCGCCGGCCGACGAAACGGCCGAGGCCGCGCTGGCCGATGCGCTGGAGCAGGAGGACGGCGTGGACGAGGCCAAGCGGCGGCTGGTGCGCAACCAACTGGCGCTGACCCTGCGCCTGCTGCCCAAGCTGCGCGCCGCCGCGCAGGCGGTCACCGCTCCGGCGTCGGCGCCAGTGCCGCCGGCGGCGCTGCCGCTCGCACGCTGA
- the cls gene encoding cardiolipin synthase, which translates to MLPFWLEGTWLLALDWLIRLVALLWIPARTTPGAARSWLLLVGFVPVLGLPLYLLLGHPWLSRQRILRQAQASQLIREQQVPLIALRWSPPADTAIAEVVPLIERQGDFMPTHGNTVELLDRYAVSLQALIGDIDAAGERVHLLYYLMFDDAVGDAIVAALLRAAARGVRCRLLLDARGGRRGLRRYRKRLYAAGVEVQALLPGGLRWRSSGRMDLRNHRKIAVIDNRVGYIGSQNLAAAGFVRGHPNRELVARVQGPVVAHLEAVFASDWFIETGQRLSVAAGTVVHGADTATQLLPSGPAYPFENARDAVNALIHLARRRIVMVTPYFVPDEATLSALRIAALSGVDVQLILSESSNQRLTAWAQEAYYDELLRSGVKIALYRPCFLHAKHLSVDEGIALVGSINLDIRSFALNAEIGVLCYCAEVVQRLRAIEADYMADARVLSLQTWRRRPAWRRSREGIARLADALM; encoded by the coding sequence ATGCTGCCGTTCTGGTTGGAAGGCACGTGGTTGCTGGCGCTGGACTGGCTGATCCGGCTGGTGGCGTTGTTGTGGATTCCCGCGCGTACCACGCCCGGGGCGGCGCGCAGTTGGCTGCTGCTGGTGGGCTTCGTACCGGTGCTGGGACTGCCGCTGTATCTGCTGCTCGGGCATCCGTGGCTGTCGCGGCAGCGGATCCTGCGCCAGGCGCAGGCCTCGCAGCTGATCCGCGAACAGCAGGTGCCGCTGATCGCGCTGCGCTGGAGCCCGCCTGCCGATACCGCGATCGCCGAAGTGGTGCCGCTGATCGAGCGCCAGGGCGACTTCATGCCGACCCATGGCAACACCGTGGAGCTGCTCGACCGCTATGCGGTCTCACTGCAGGCGCTGATCGGCGACATCGACGCGGCCGGCGAACGCGTGCACCTGCTGTACTACCTGATGTTCGACGACGCGGTCGGCGATGCGATCGTGGCCGCGCTGCTGCGCGCCGCCGCGCGCGGCGTACGCTGCCGCCTGCTGCTCGACGCGCGCGGCGGCCGGCGCGGGCTGCGCCGCTACCGCAAGCGCCTGTACGCCGCCGGGGTCGAGGTGCAGGCGCTGCTGCCGGGCGGCCTGCGCTGGCGCAGCAGCGGGCGCATGGACCTGCGCAATCACCGCAAGATCGCGGTGATCGACAACCGCGTCGGCTACATCGGTTCGCAGAACCTGGCCGCCGCCGGGTTCGTGCGCGGCCATCCCAACCGCGAACTGGTGGCACGGGTACAGGGGCCGGTGGTCGCACACCTGGAAGCGGTGTTCGCCAGCGACTGGTTCATCGAGACCGGGCAGCGCCTGAGCGTGGCGGCCGGCACCGTGGTGCACGGCGCCGACACCGCCACGCAATTGCTGCCCAGCGGCCCGGCGTACCCGTTCGAGAACGCGCGCGATGCGGTCAATGCACTGATCCACCTGGCGCGGCGGCGGATCGTGATGGTGACGCCATACTTCGTCCCCGACGAGGCCACGCTCAGCGCGCTACGCATCGCCGCGCTGTCCGGCGTGGACGTGCAACTGATCCTGTCGGAGAGCAGCAACCAGCGGCTCACCGCCTGGGCGCAGGAGGCGTATTACGACGAACTGCTGCGCAGCGGGGTCAAGATCGCGCTGTACCGGCCGTGCTTCCTGCATGCCAAGCACCTGAGCGTGGACGAGGGCATCGCCCTGGTCGGCTCGATCAACCTGGACATCCGCTCCTTCGCACTGAATGCCGAGATCGGTGTGCTGTGCTACTGCGCCGAGGTGGTGCAGCGGCTGCGCGCGATCGAGGCGGACTACATGGCCGATGCCCGCGTGCTGTCGCTGCAGACATGGCGCCGGCGGCCGGCATGGCGGCGCAGCCGCGAGGGCATCGCCCGCCTGGCCGACGCATTGATGTGA
- a CDS encoding LysR family transcriptional regulator, whose product MDRLTGIVAFVRAAEQLSFVGAGRVLGISASAVGKSVAALERELGVRLLQRTTRRIALTAEGRLFFERCQRVLEDLREAESALSQTLQAPRGLLRVGLPTIGYRFLLPLLPEFRQRYPQVELELEFDDRLVDVVERGLDAVIRSGTQADSSLMSRRLGPFRFCICAAPDYLRRRGVPQAPAQLAAHDTVRFRFPTTGKLHVWPLSETAPLPPAVLTCNNMEALRAAAIGGMGIGCMPEFLARDALADGRLQRLLDGYLGDSGQFFVLWPSSRQLSPKLRALVDFVAERLFPTP is encoded by the coding sequence ATGGATCGTCTGACCGGCATCGTCGCCTTCGTCCGTGCCGCCGAGCAGCTGAGCTTCGTCGGTGCCGGTCGCGTGCTCGGCATCTCGGCCTCGGCGGTGGGCAAGAGCGTGGCCGCGCTGGAGCGCGAGCTGGGCGTGCGCCTGTTGCAGCGGACCACGCGCCGCATCGCGCTGACCGCAGAAGGGCGCTTGTTCTTCGAGCGGTGTCAGCGTGTGCTGGAGGACCTGCGCGAGGCCGAGAGCGCGCTGTCGCAGACGCTGCAGGCGCCGCGCGGATTGCTGCGGGTGGGCCTGCCGACCATCGGCTACCGCTTCCTGCTGCCGCTGCTGCCCGAATTCCGCCAGCGCTATCCGCAGGTGGAATTAGAACTGGAATTTGACGACCGCCTGGTCGACGTGGTCGAGCGCGGGCTGGATGCGGTGATCCGCAGCGGCACGCAGGCCGATTCCAGCCTGATGTCGCGGCGCCTGGGACCGTTCCGTTTCTGCATCTGCGCCGCGCCCGACTACCTGCGCCGCCGTGGCGTGCCGCAGGCGCCGGCGCAACTGGCCGCGCACGACACCGTGCGCTTCCGCTTTCCCACCACCGGCAAGCTGCACGTGTGGCCCTTGTCCGAAACGGCGCCGCTGCCGCCGGCGGTGTTGACCTGCAACAACATGGAGGCGCTGCGTGCCGCGGCGATCGGCGGCATGGGCATCGGCTGCATGCCCGAATTCCTGGCGCGCGACGCGCTCGCCGATGGCCGCCTGCAGCGCCTGCTCGACGGCTATCTGGGTGATAGCGGCCAGTTCTTCGTGCTGTGGCCGTCCAGCCGGCAGTTGTCGCCGAAGTTACGCGCGCTCGTGGATTTCGTCGCCGAGCGGCTGTTCCCAACGCCGTGA
- the rpmG gene encoding 50S ribosomal protein L33, translating into MMAGKRDKIRMISSAATGHFYTTDKNKKNTPGKMEMMKYDPVVRKHVLYKEGKIK; encoded by the coding sequence GGCAGGCAAGCGTGACAAGATCCGTATGATTTCCTCGGCCGCCACCGGCCATTTCTACACCACGGACAAGAACAAGAAGAACACTCCGGGGAAGATGGAAATGATGAAGTACGACCCGGTCGTGCGTAAGCACGTGCTGTACAAGGAAGGCAAGATCAAGTGA
- a CDS encoding FAD/NAD(P)-binding protein, translating into MSEPLPNASDGDCDCDIAIVGGGAAGTLAALQLLRQATRALRLQLIEPQAALAQGVAYATPCAEHLLNVAAARMSAFAELPDDFLDWLQQQALYPALDRAALAQTYVQRRHYAGYLRARLTQAQAASPARLQWRQDRVLALDRTERGQTLRLHGGATLRAGATVLALGNSLRPLPARGGASLPAHVRVDAWNYERLRAIRREATVCIVGTGLSMVDSVLTLLANAHRGPVHVISRHAVLPLPHAEHVGHAEAEFDPQPLLALPLRQRLRALRRHAATAQAHGLPWQSAMERVRPLGQALWQSLSATEQRRFLRHAARYWDVHRHRIPAPVFERLQAMRRADQLRVHRARLDTVFPVGACVQVNAVGSDGLALQLDAHYLVNATGVELRAQTMRNPLLHQLLGCGHAAPGPHGIGIATAADGALLDADGQADPRLRVLGSLRIGSLWESLAIPELRVQAQQQAQALLSELFPVRADAG; encoded by the coding sequence ATGAGCGAACCCTTGCCCAACGCATCCGATGGCGACTGCGACTGCGATATCGCCATCGTCGGCGGCGGCGCGGCCGGCACGCTGGCCGCGCTGCAGTTGCTGCGACAGGCCACGCGCGCGCTGCGGCTGCAGCTGATCGAGCCGCAGGCCGCGCTCGCGCAGGGCGTGGCCTATGCCACGCCCTGCGCGGAACACCTGCTGAACGTGGCGGCCGCACGCATGAGCGCTTTCGCCGAGTTGCCCGACGACTTCCTCGACTGGCTGCAGCAGCAGGCGCTGTATCCGGCGCTGGACCGCGCCGCGCTGGCGCAGACCTACGTGCAGCGCCGCCACTACGCCGGCTACCTGCGCGCGCGCCTGACGCAGGCGCAAGCCGCAAGCCCGGCACGGCTGCAGTGGCGGCAGGACCGCGTGCTGGCGCTGGACCGCACCGAGCGCGGCCAGACGCTGCGGCTGCATGGCGGCGCGACGCTGCGCGCTGGCGCGACGGTGTTGGCGCTGGGCAACAGCCTGCGCCCGCTGCCGGCACGCGGCGGGGCCAGTCTGCCCGCGCACGTGCGCGTGGACGCCTGGAACTACGAGCGGCTGCGTGCGATCCGGCGCGAAGCCACGGTGTGCATCGTCGGCACCGGCCTGAGCATGGTCGACAGCGTGCTGACCCTGCTCGCCAATGCACACCGCGGCCCGGTGCACGTGATCTCGCGGCACGCGGTGCTGCCGCTGCCGCATGCCGAGCATGTCGGCCACGCCGAGGCCGAGTTCGATCCGCAGCCATTGTTGGCGCTGCCGCTGCGCCAGCGCTTGCGCGCGCTGCGCCGGCATGCGGCCACGGCGCAGGCGCACGGCCTGCCCTGGCAAAGCGCGATGGAGCGGGTGCGGCCGCTGGGCCAGGCGCTGTGGCAATCGCTGTCGGCCACCGAACAGCGGCGCTTCCTGCGCCACGCCGCGCGCTATTGGGACGTGCACCGGCACCGTATCCCCGCGCCGGTGTTCGAACGACTGCAGGCGATGCGCCGGGCCGACCAGCTGCGCGTGCATCGCGCGCGGCTGGACACGGTGTTCCCGGTCGGCGCCTGCGTGCAGGTCAACGCGGTCGGTTCCGATGGCCTGGCGCTGCAGCTGGACGCCCACTACCTGGTCAACGCCACCGGCGTGGAGCTGCGCGCGCAGACCATGCGCAACCCGCTGTTGCACCAGCTGCTGGGTTGCGGCCACGCCGCGCCCGGCCCACACGGCATCGGCATCGCCACCGCGGCCGATGGCGCGCTGCTCGACGCCGACGGCCAGGCCGATCCGCGCCTGCGCGTGCTCGGCAGCCTGCGCATCGGCAGCCTGTGGGAAAGCCTGGCGATCCCGGAGCTGCGGGTGCAGGCACAGCAGCAGGCGCAGGCGTTGCTGTCCGAGCTCTTCCCGGTGCGCGCCGACGCAGGCTGA